In a single window of the Actinomycetota bacterium genome:
- a CDS encoding heme exporter protein CcmB translates to MARLVAAKDLRAEWRSRAVTNQVLPFAALVMVMFAFALDSDAVLERVAPGLVWLATTFSLLVVVQRAFAVEAADGAMDALRVAGVEPAGIFAGKAIALALQLVVLEAVLVAAAVVLYRAEVRGAGVVLLVTTMLAATCGLASVGTLYGGLAAGARGRETLLPLLLLPVVAPVLIGATRATESALGTAGATASEGWPWVGLLAVFAAVFGVGGVVAFGPLIEE, encoded by the coding sequence GTGGCCCGACTGGTGGCCGCGAAGGACCTCCGGGCCGAGTGGCGCAGCCGCGCCGTCACCAACCAGGTGCTGCCGTTCGCCGCGCTGGTGATGGTGATGTTCGCCTTCGCGCTCGACTCCGACGCTGTCCTGGAGCGCGTCGCGCCCGGGCTGGTGTGGCTGGCGACGACGTTCAGCTTGCTCGTCGTCGTCCAACGGGCGTTCGCGGTGGAGGCCGCCGACGGGGCGATGGATGCACTGCGCGTGGCCGGCGTCGAACCGGCGGGCATATTCGCCGGCAAGGCGATCGCACTGGCCCTCCAGCTGGTGGTGCTGGAGGCGGTCCTCGTCGCGGCCGCGGTCGTGCTCTACCGGGCCGAGGTGCGCGGCGCCGGGGTGGTGCTCTTGGTCACGACGATGCTGGCCGCGACCTGTGGGCTGGCAAGCGTCGGTACGCTCTACGGCGGCCTCGCTGCCGGTGCCCGTGGTCGGGAGACACTGCTCCCCCTGCTGCTGTTGCCGGTGGTGGCGCCCGTGCTCATCGGGGCGACCCGGGCGACCGAATCGGCGCTCGGCACCGCAGGAGCGACGGCGTCGGAGGGCTGGCCCTGGGTGGGCCTGCTCGCCGTCTTCGCCGCCGTCTTCGGTGTCGGCGGCGTGGTGGCGTTCGGACCGCTGATCGAGGAGTGA
- the ccmA gene encoding heme ABC exporter ATP-binding protein CcmA: protein MCDAVVVLGSFPALAGVTLHVARGEILLLRGPNGAGKTTLLRLCAGLVPIARGEARVLGVDLTRDRAAVRPRVGLLGHHNGLYADLTVTENVRFWAALAGASRDEVAAALERVGLSGRLASVPVGRLSAGQKRRTALACLVARRAELWLLDEPHAGLDARGRDELDATVRAAAAAGATVLVASHELERAGALASRVVEVVNGQAIELGADA from the coding sequence CTGTGCGATGCCGTGGTCGTGCTCGGCAGCTTCCCGGCGCTGGCCGGCGTGACTCTGCACGTCGCGCGTGGCGAGATCCTGCTGCTGCGTGGGCCGAACGGGGCGGGCAAGACGACCTTGCTGCGGCTCTGCGCAGGACTGGTGCCGATAGCGCGTGGGGAAGCGAGAGTGCTCGGCGTCGACCTCACCCGCGACCGGGCCGCGGTGCGCCCTCGCGTCGGCTTGCTCGGCCACCACAACGGTCTGTACGCCGACCTGACAGTCACCGAGAACGTCCGCTTCTGGGCGGCGCTGGCGGGAGCGTCGCGCGACGAGGTGGCCGCCGCGCTGGAGCGCGTCGGCCTGTCCGGGCGGCTCGCGTCGGTGCCGGTGGGCCGGCTCTCCGCCGGGCAGAAGCGGCGTACGGCCTTGGCCTGCCTCGTCGCCCGGCGAGCCGAGCTGTGGCTGCTCGACGAGCCCCACGCGGGGCTCGACGCCCGCGGCCGCGACGAGCTCGACGCGACCGTGCGGGCCGCGGCTGCGGCGGGGGCGACGGTGCTCGTCGCCAGCCACGAGTTGGAGCGCGCCGGCGCGCTCGCCAGCCGCGTCGTCGAGGTCGTCAACGGCCAGGCGATCGAGCTCGGGGCCGACGCCTGA
- a CDS encoding class E sortase produces the protein MAIVDIPRIGLRKFVVAGVEPADLKKGPGHYPSTVMPGERGNAGIAGHRTTFGSPFRQLDELEPGDEISVTVLTGETFVYRVTGSIIVEPSDSWVLDTNDPEVATLTLTTCHPEFQARQRLVVFAELDVGASPPIHEGRWSTPTPRHRVSSWARRPPRRARRARRARRARPSHPTRAAAPPPHPTRLMAPTRRIPSTRLPPRSRPTVRAVGTDQGARLTRSTVAGSAIRRPGRTCSCGAPR, from the coding sequence GTGGCGATCGTCGACATCCCCCGCATCGGGCTGCGCAAGTTCGTCGTCGCCGGGGTGGAGCCCGCCGACCTGAAGAAGGGCCCCGGCCACTACCCCTCCACGGTGATGCCCGGCGAGCGCGGCAACGCGGGCATCGCCGGGCACCGCACCACCTTCGGTTCACCCTTCCGCCAACTCGACGAGCTCGAACCCGGCGACGAGATCAGCGTCACCGTGCTGACCGGCGAGACGTTCGTGTACCGGGTGACGGGCTCGATCATCGTCGAGCCCTCCGACTCGTGGGTGCTCGACACGAACGACCCCGAAGTGGCCACGCTCACGCTGACCACCTGTCACCCCGAATTCCAGGCCCGCCAGCGGCTCGTCGTCTTCGCCGAGCTCGACGTCGGCGCGTCACCGCCGATCCACGAGGGCAGGTGGTCTACGCCGACGCCGCGCCACCGGGTGAGCTCGTGGGCGAGGAGACCGCCGCGCCGAGCACGCCGAGCGCGACGGGCGCGCCGAGCCCGACCCTCGCACCCGACGCGAGCAGCGGCACCACCTCCGCACCCGACGCGTCTGATGGCCCCGACGCGACGGATCCCGTCGACACGGCTCCCGCCACGGAGCCGACCGACGGTGCGGGCGGTGGGGACGGATCAGGGAGCGAGGCTGACGCGTTCGACCGTGGCTGGTTCAGCGATCCGTCGGCCTGGCCGCACGTGCTCATGTGGGGCTCCGCGCTGA
- a CDS encoding enoyl-CoA hydratase/isomerase family protein — MTGAPPAFCAGADLADVESDDFVATLAEVLTGFGELPFVTIAAVEGAALGAGTQLAIACDLRVATAPSQFGIPAARLGLAVDAWTVQRLVQEMGASVARAMLLAAQTYSGEHLAEVGAVHRIGDLQRALAWADELGGLAPLTIRAHKLAMERALAARPLTTWWRRPARRRGPRPTSPRAAARSWRSAARSSVASRPRPVALRLRGSLRTKLEPNRALRSIDQW; from the coding sequence GTGACTGGTGCGCCGCCCGCGTTCTGTGCCGGGGCAGACCTCGCCGACGTCGAGAGCGACGACTTCGTGGCCACGCTCGCCGAGGTGCTGACCGGCTTCGGCGAGCTGCCGTTCGTGACGATCGCCGCCGTCGAGGGCGCCGCGCTCGGCGCGGGCACGCAGCTCGCGATCGCGTGTGATCTGCGTGTGGCCACGGCTCCCAGCCAGTTCGGCATCCCGGCCGCGCGGCTCGGTCTGGCGGTCGACGCCTGGACGGTGCAGCGCCTCGTACAGGAGATGGGGGCGAGCGTCGCGAGGGCGATGCTGCTGGCCGCGCAGACGTACTCCGGGGAGCACCTGGCCGAGGTGGGCGCAGTGCACCGCATCGGCGATCTGCAGCGCGCGCTCGCCTGGGCCGACGAACTGGGCGGCCTCGCTCCGCTGACGATCCGCGCCCACAAGCTGGCGATGGAGCGTGCCCTCGCCGCCCGCCCCCTGACGACCTGGTGGAGACGGCCCGCCAGGCGGCGTGGGCCTCGGCCGACCTCGCCGAGGGCCGCCGCGCGTTCATGGAGAAGCGCCGCCCGGAGTTCCGTGGCGAGTAGGCCGCGGCCAGTCGCGCTGAGGTTGCGCGGCTCATTACGGACAAAACTCGAGCCCAACAGGGCTTTGCGATCTATCGATCAGTGGTGA
- a CDS encoding TetR/AcrR family transcriptional regulator yields the protein MSVRLPASERREQLLLVALDVFAHRGYHGTSMNDVAEAAGVTKPVLYQHFDSKRDLYLALLDDAGTRLLTAISKATAGAVDGKSQTEAGFGAYFRWVSDDHDAFLLLFGSGARRDEEFNTAVRKVTAAAAEAIAPLIAADIDLEHQRTVAHALVGLAEGVSRRLVEVGEPFDPVVVSRHVSDLAWAGLRAVRRPD from the coding sequence ATGTCGGTCCGCCTTCCTGCCAGCGAGCGCCGCGAGCAGCTGTTGCTGGTCGCGCTCGACGTATTCGCCCACCGCGGCTACCACGGCACGTCGATGAACGACGTCGCCGAGGCCGCCGGGGTGACCAAGCCGGTGCTGTACCAGCACTTCGACTCCAAGCGCGACCTCTACCTGGCGCTGCTCGACGACGCCGGGACGCGCCTGCTCACCGCGATCTCGAAGGCCACCGCCGGAGCCGTCGACGGCAAGAGCCAGACCGAGGCCGGCTTCGGGGCGTACTTCCGCTGGGTCTCCGACGACCACGACGCGTTCTTGCTGCTGTTCGGCAGCGGGGCGCGCCGCGATGAAGAGTTCAACACCGCGGTGCGCAAGGTGACCGCCGCCGCGGCCGAAGCGATCGCCCCGCTGATCGCGGCCGACATCGACCTCGAGCACCAGCGCACCGTGGCCCATGCCCTGGTCGGCCTGGCCGAGGGTGTCAGCCGGCGGCTGGTCGAAGTCGGCGAGCCGTTCGACCCGGTGGTGGTGTCTCGCCATGTCAGCGACCTGGCCTGGGCCGGTCTGCGCGCGGTGCGCCGCCCGGACTGA